One Nocardia farcinica genomic region harbors:
- a CDS encoding aminotransferase class III-fold pyridoxal phosphate-dependent enzyme, producing the protein MLKHLARAGVLSARGAAEYSLAALRDRDPASRDRRRAEAVLDFLVRMGPIYIKMGQIAATRSDLFGPDWVSTLRVLQDQTPHMTAAQSRRAVERELGRPLTQVFRRFDAEPVASASVAQVHVAELLDGRKVAVKLVKDGVPEQIEESLKSIATLLRLLNRATPRLRELDVATRFDEIARLLRPQADMTHEAAQQRRIHANFAGHPYVTVPAVLDELVTSRMLVMQFMDGIPGKRVEEVGFPRDQLARRLQDVIYTMLYMHGVCHGDPHPGNVMFGPTGELILLDYGVTVELTEDEKWGLSSFYYACTRKEWHNAIDRFTRYFVLADEKLHRNRAAYDAEMAEVLRYHFDISSSQWSTISYFNDVSAVLRKYDSRYTTNFTKVELVFLSCEGFASQIDPDIDIWANARRFTDRYSPYMSAEVEARFAAGFAEQMPTSLRLRDRAQATLVAPTHIDRYFFPSGFPVFVESAAGGRVRDFDGNDYLDLSGGYGPHLLGYGHPAITEAITTGVRRGLVNGIGNPGEIELAEQLVRAFPAADKAVLCNSGTEAILFAIRMARGYRRRATVAKFEGHYHGFSDQGMVSSWFRFSGDRHRPDPVAGSQGVDPATVANTVVMQYGDLDGLARIREHADELACVILEPMPTSVVALNVEFLTALRGLCTELDIPLIFDEVVSGFRVAYGGVQVLADVHPDLTCLGKVIGGGLPCGAVVGRAELIDTAKSSQDPFYDYENKVFAGGTLSGNSLTCAAGLAVLRHLDAHREIYDELESNTQRLAGMLREATAQREIACRINASRSIFSLNFSHRAAGLYRDRMAGSNFKATIALAYYMRKHQVYLPELHSFLISAAHTTEDLDQVAHAFDKSLDEMLADNLFVL; encoded by the coding sequence ATGTTGAAACACCTCGCCCGCGCGGGCGTGCTCTCCGCGCGCGGCGCCGCCGAGTACTCGCTGGCCGCACTGCGCGACCGCGATCCCGCGAGCCGGGACCGCCGCCGCGCGGAGGCCGTCCTCGACTTCCTGGTGCGGATGGGCCCGATCTACATCAAGATGGGCCAGATCGCGGCGACCCGCTCGGATCTGTTCGGCCCGGACTGGGTGTCGACGCTGCGGGTGCTGCAGGACCAGACCCCGCACATGACCGCCGCGCAGAGCAGGCGCGCCGTCGAGCGGGAACTGGGCAGGCCGCTGACCCAGGTGTTCCGCCGCTTCGACGCCGAACCGGTCGCCAGCGCTTCGGTGGCGCAGGTGCACGTGGCCGAACTGCTCGACGGGCGCAAGGTGGCGGTGAAGCTGGTCAAGGACGGCGTGCCCGAACAGATCGAGGAGAGCCTGAAGTCCATCGCCACCCTGCTGCGGCTGCTCAACCGGGCCACGCCGCGGCTGCGCGAACTCGATGTGGCCACCCGCTTCGACGAGATCGCGCGGCTGCTGCGCCCGCAGGCCGACATGACGCACGAAGCCGCCCAGCAGCGGCGCATCCACGCCAACTTCGCCGGGCACCCCTACGTCACGGTGCCTGCGGTGCTCGACGAGCTGGTGACCAGCCGGATGCTGGTGATGCAGTTCATGGACGGCATCCCCGGCAAGCGGGTCGAGGAGGTCGGGTTCCCGCGCGACCAGCTGGCCCGGCGGCTGCAGGACGTCATCTACACCATGCTGTACATGCACGGGGTGTGCCACGGCGACCCGCACCCGGGCAACGTGATGTTCGGTCCCACGGGCGAATTGATCCTGCTGGACTACGGCGTGACCGTGGAGCTGACCGAGGACGAGAAGTGGGGCCTGTCCTCGTTCTACTACGCCTGCACCCGCAAGGAGTGGCACAACGCCATCGACCGGTTCACCCGGTATTTCGTGCTGGCCGACGAGAAGCTGCACCGCAACCGCGCCGCCTACGACGCGGAGATGGCCGAGGTGCTGCGCTACCACTTCGACATCAGTTCGAGCCAGTGGTCGACGATCTCCTACTTCAACGACGTCAGCGCGGTGCTGCGCAAGTACGACTCGCGCTACACCACCAACTTCACCAAGGTGGAACTGGTCTTCCTGTCCTGTGAGGGGTTCGCCTCCCAGATCGATCCCGACATCGACATCTGGGCCAACGCCCGGCGGTTCACCGACCGGTACTCGCCTTACATGAGCGCCGAGGTGGAGGCCCGCTTCGCCGCCGGTTTCGCCGAGCAGATGCCGACCTCGCTGCGGTTGCGCGACCGCGCCCAGGCGACGCTGGTGGCACCCACCCACATCGACCGCTATTTCTTCCCCAGCGGCTTCCCCGTGTTCGTGGAGTCCGCCGCGGGCGGGCGGGTGCGTGACTTCGACGGCAACGACTACCTGGACCTGTCCGGCGGCTACGGTCCGCACCTGCTGGGCTACGGGCATCCGGCGATCACCGAGGCGATCACGACCGGGGTGCGGCGCGGGTTGGTCAACGGCATCGGCAATCCCGGCGAGATCGAACTGGCCGAGCAGCTGGTGCGGGCTTTCCCGGCCGCGGACAAGGCCGTGCTGTGCAATTCCGGCACCGAGGCGATCCTGTTCGCGATCCGGATGGCGCGCGGTTACCGCAGGCGGGCCACGGTGGCCAAGTTCGAGGGCCACTACCACGGCTTCTCCGATCAGGGCATGGTCAGCTCCTGGTTCCGCTTCTCCGGCGACCGGCACCGTCCCGACCCGGTCGCGGGCTCGCAGGGCGTCGACCCGGCGACGGTCGCCAACACGGTGGTGATGCAGTACGGCGACCTCGACGGGCTGGCCAGGATCCGCGAGCATGCCGACGAGCTGGCCTGCGTGATCCTCGAACCGATGCCGACCTCGGTGGTGGCGCTGAACGTCGAGTTCCTGACCGCGCTGCGGGGGCTGTGCACCGAGCTGGACATCCCGCTGATCTTCGACGAGGTGGTCAGCGGCTTCCGGGTGGCCTACGGCGGTGTGCAGGTGCTCGCCGACGTGCACCCGGACCTGACCTGCCTGGGCAAGGTGATCGGCGGGGGCCTGCCGTGCGGTGCGGTGGTGGGCCGGGCGGAGCTGATCGACACCGCCAAGAGCTCGCAGGATCCGTTCTACGACTACGAGAACAAGGTGTTCGCCGGCGGCACGCTCAGCGGCAACTCGTTGACCTGCGCGGCCGGGCTCGCGGTGCTGCGCCATCTCGACGCGCACCGGGAGATCTACGACGAGCTCGAGTCGAACACCCAGCGCCTGGCCGGGATGCTGCGCGAGGCGACCGCCCAGCGCGAGATCGCCTGCCGCATCAACGCCTCCCGGTCCATCTTCTCGCTGAACTTCAGTCACCGCGCCGCCGGCCTGTACCGGGACCGGATGGCGGGCAGCAACTTCAAGGCCACCATCGCGCTGGCGTACTACATGCGCAAGCACCAGGTGTACCTGCCGGAACTGCACAGTTTCCTCATCAGCGCCGCGCACACGACCGAGGATCTCGATCAGGTCGCGCACGCCTTCGACAAGAGCCTCGACGAGATGCTCGCCGACAACCTGTTCGTGCTCTGA
- a CDS encoding 3-oxoacyl-[acyl-carrier-protein] synthase III C-terminal domain-containing protein translates to MRIRSAVAELPARVVTNDDIVGWIGEHSAGHFEGDLDAALRKVDYYLRYAGSRERRWLDAGERPIDLLRRAANTALDRAEVRPEDVDLLIYTGIGRGFIEPGGAYHSAAALGLRNAHCFDILDACMSWTRAVQVTDALFRSGTHRTAMIVNAECNLRSGGVVFPHLFRIPEVGALESVFPAYTLGEAATATVLTAEDNEPWRFEFASRPDLAPLCNVTLDGYDGYCDPSDKLAANGVGFFTSYGFEMHEQGAADAHAVFERLDPPVGEVAALFTHASSQRYWQGMADKAGLGHAIHHVFERTGNVVSASVPAAIASALELGVLAPGERAVGWVGSAGMSFAAFSFVL, encoded by the coding sequence ATGAGAATTCGTTCGGCTGTGGCGGAACTGCCCGCGCGGGTGGTCACCAACGACGACATCGTCGGCTGGATCGGCGAGCACAGCGCGGGCCACTTCGAGGGCGATCTCGACGCCGCCCTGCGCAAGGTGGACTACTACCTGCGCTACGCGGGCTCACGGGAGCGGCGCTGGCTCGACGCGGGGGAGCGGCCCATCGACCTGCTGCGCCGCGCCGCGAACACCGCGCTCGACCGCGCCGAGGTGCGGCCCGAGGACGTGGACCTGCTGATCTACACCGGCATCGGCCGCGGCTTCATCGAGCCCGGCGGCGCCTACCACTCGGCGGCCGCGCTCGGCCTGCGCAACGCGCACTGCTTCGACATCCTCGACGCCTGCATGAGCTGGACCCGCGCGGTGCAGGTGACCGACGCGCTGTTCCGGTCGGGCACGCACCGCACCGCGATGATCGTCAACGCCGAATGCAACCTGCGCTCGGGCGGCGTGGTGTTCCCGCACCTGTTCCGCATCCCCGAGGTCGGCGCGCTGGAATCGGTCTTCCCCGCCTACACCCTCGGCGAGGCGGCCACCGCGACGGTGCTCACCGCCGAGGACAACGAGCCGTGGCGGTTCGAGTTCGCCTCGCGACCGGACCTCGCGCCGCTGTGCAATGTCACCCTGGACGGCTACGACGGCTACTGCGATCCCTCGGACAAGCTGGCCGCCAACGGCGTCGGATTCTTCACCTCCTACGGGTTCGAGATGCACGAGCAGGGCGCCGCCGACGCGCACGCGGTGTTCGAGCGGCTCGACCCGCCCGTCGGCGAGGTGGCGGCACTGTTCACCCACGCCTCCAGCCAGCGCTACTGGCAGGGCATGGCCGACAAGGCCGGGCTGGGCCACGCGATCCACCACGTCTTCGAACGCACCGGCAACGTCGTGTCGGCCTCGGTGCCCGCGGCGATCGCCTCGGCGCTCGAGCTGGGCGTGCTGGCACCGGGCGAACGCGCGGTCGGCTGGGTGGGCAGCGCCGGAATGTCCTTCGCCGCTTTCTCTTTCGTTCTCTGA
- a CDS encoding AMP-binding protein, which yields MCCSPNSSEFSFGNWNELLRVRASEKSDDIAFVFLDDAGRQAQALDYGDLHRRAEALAARLTRDFKLGDRVLLLHPPGLDYVVSFYACLYAGLVAVPLFPPQRNRVNHVEAVARDCAAAAVVSTPEVLAEMANLSGDLFVSRLPRVSTEYTDDLPVEFEPPEIDGSQIAYLQYTSGSTSTPKGVIIDHAMALQQVRELAFSWEVDATSVVVSWLPHFHDFGQVSSVLMPVYVGGGAVLMAPSTFVKNPFRWLAAVTEYRGTHSGAPNFAFDLCVDKITPAERAELDLASWRLVSNGAEPVRLGTLERFEKTFAPHGLAPTALSPGYGLAEATLKVCSGTPDRRYRTVRLDDAALGRRKIVPSTAEHGSTELVGCGGTVLETEVAIVEPETGRRVGDDELGEIWVSGPIVAPGYWNRPEDSEQTFRARIAGDDSGRTYLRTGDLGFVHEGELFICGRVKNLMIVNGVNYYLEDLEATVVGSDEALRAGAVIAFSVERDGQENLVLVAEYRPDTTRAPAELVTVMHTAVSRKHAVAPAAIVLIAAGTIPRTTSGKLRRQQCKADFLAGSLQEIHRWEGMVTITEETTGGAAPTGGGMPSMRELVRQGLATQVSEWITANLGAEAGRVRTSRSLIENGFGSVDQMDLHERLETWSGKRFPPELMWDAPSIDEMVEVIAGFLVPGAAEPAATPTEDPTGVGAQ from the coding sequence ATGTGTTGTTCACCTAATTCCTCCGAGTTTTCGTTCGGCAATTGGAACGAACTTCTCCGTGTACGTGCGAGCGAGAAATCCGACGATATCGCCTTCGTATTTCTCGACGATGCGGGCAGGCAGGCGCAGGCGCTGGACTACGGCGACCTGCACCGCAGGGCCGAAGCCCTCGCGGCGCGTCTGACCAGGGATTTCAAGCTCGGAGACCGGGTTCTTCTGCTGCATCCCCCCGGCTTGGACTACGTTGTCTCGTTCTATGCCTGTCTGTATGCCGGGCTCGTCGCGGTGCCGCTCTTTCCGCCGCAGCGAAATCGGGTGAACCATGTCGAGGCCGTGGCGCGAGATTGTGCGGCGGCCGCCGTCGTCAGCACCCCCGAGGTGCTCGCGGAAATGGCGAATCTGTCCGGAGATCTGTTTGTCTCCCGTTTGCCGAGAGTTTCGACGGAATATACCGACGACCTGCCGGTAGAATTCGAACCGCCGGAAATAGACGGGTCGCAGATCGCCTATCTGCAATATACGTCGGGCTCCACGTCCACCCCGAAAGGCGTGATCATCGATCACGCGATGGCGTTACAGCAGGTGCGCGAACTCGCCTTTTCCTGGGAGGTCGACGCCACCAGCGTCGTGGTGTCCTGGCTGCCGCACTTCCACGACTTCGGCCAGGTCAGCAGCGTGTTGATGCCGGTGTACGTCGGTGGCGGCGCGGTGCTGATGGCGCCGTCGACCTTCGTCAAGAATCCGTTCCGCTGGCTCGCGGCGGTCACCGAGTATCGCGGAACGCACAGCGGCGCACCGAATTTCGCTTTCGATCTGTGCGTGGACAAGATCACCCCCGCCGAACGTGCCGAGCTCGACCTGGCCAGCTGGCGGTTGGTGTCCAACGGCGCCGAGCCGGTCCGCCTCGGCACACTGGAACGGTTCGAGAAGACCTTCGCTCCGCACGGCCTGGCCCCCACCGCGCTGTCGCCGGGCTACGGGCTGGCCGAGGCCACCCTCAAGGTCTGCTCGGGCACCCCGGACCGCCGCTACCGCACCGTCCGGCTGGACGATGCCGCGCTGGGCAGGCGCAAGATCGTGCCGAGCACCGCCGAGCACGGCTCCACCGAGCTGGTCGGCTGCGGTGGCACGGTGCTGGAGACCGAGGTCGCCATCGTCGAGCCCGAGACCGGACGCCGGGTCGGTGACGACGAACTGGGCGAGATCTGGGTGAGCGGGCCGATCGTGGCGCCCGGCTACTGGAACCGGCCCGAGGACAGCGAGCAGACCTTCCGCGCCCGCATCGCCGGCGACGACTCGGGCCGCACCTATCTGCGCACCGGCGACCTCGGATTCGTCCACGAGGGTGAGCTTTTCATCTGCGGCCGGGTGAAGAACCTGATGATCGTCAACGGTGTCAACTACTACCTCGAGGATCTCGAGGCCACCGTGGTCGGTAGCGACGAGGCGCTGCGGGCCGGCGCGGTGATCGCGTTCTCGGTCGAGCGGGACGGGCAGGAGAACCTGGTGCTCGTCGCCGAGTACCGGCCCGACACCACCCGCGCGCCGGCGGAACTCGTCACCGTCATGCACACCGCGGTCTCGCGCAAGCACGCCGTCGCGCCCGCCGCGATCGTGCTCATCGCCGCGGGCACGATCCCGCGCACCACCAGCGGCAAGTTGCGCCGCCAACAGTGCAAGGCCGACTTCCTGGCCGGCTCGTTGCAGGAGATCCACCGATGGGAGGGCATGGTGACGATCACCGAGGAGACCACCGGCGGCGCGGCGCCCACGGGCGGCGGCATGCCGTCGATGCGGGAGCTGGTCCGGCAGGGGCTGGCCACCCAGGTGAGCGAGTGGATCACCGCCAATCTCGGCGCCGAAGCGGGCCGCGTCCGCACCTCCCGCTCACTCATCGAGAACGGTTTCGGCTCGGTCGACCAGATGGACCTGCACGAGCGGCTCGAGACCTGGTCGGGCAAGCGGTTCCCGCCGGAACTGATGTGGGACGCCCCATCGATCGACGAAATGGTCGAGGTGATCGCCGGTTTCCTGGTGCCCGGCGCCGCCGAGCCCGCCGCGACCCCCACCGAAGACCCCACCGGCGTAGGAGCGCAGTGA
- a CDS encoding type 1 periplasmic-binding domain-containing protein, with translation MPEANDIGKLLELVRALNVPDARPRVLRTMIRRRRPLPRPIVGLVGTPATGPLLVEIYRWLGESGGRRATPRARVDLSAADLPPDALAPDPNATGEEIAGHCLPILQRLVEGFSTDDTAMGPIKFPRYRTADWLTRQRVTSDETEAAVELRARLPRLLRSGSPAASATDAGEAAAGDIVSRTVFAVFALWPVLRLWLWISGRIPGMSKVTRWFMHQRYLAPELSDSFLGFATRLTASRRSDENEEQLAKLLVHAFLEDLRDAYRRHIWRPSGWRRTAYPVALLGPVAEGSAGARLLGWINDIRNETGQFDPLVVLACLDTPPARPPVRDLARVGDLAHLDTLESLVDRPYAEQEPDPLQRWLRNIENMRTNRLSYAWFLPLRVRLPDPLNGRVRDPGYAHLAVPPAPPLAARRWFVAMSVLVPVALLVAAALVYVPPLRGAPCAHWPWTSGIAVQLRGEECVGYSDNADQVFTDDPELAAMQREVFRLNARAAVARRDNPRRPLVSLVYFSGLSYTDTNVRYPHAQVEELAGLAVQQRRALLASDESEPLLRVIVANGGSDMQHATWVVDHQLRGLIADDPGVLGVIGLDRSNAETRRAIGRLGEFGVPVVATTLSADGLAEASPLYFQAAPSNATQARLIADYVQGARHPAGSAQAGQPRYRRVSVYHPEAAEDIYVTTLVADLKSELARRAIDYDAHTWRIQQELNRFPAPCETDDFDPGTLLFYAGRNEDFPTFARSVSRGCLTGQAPAILGNDTLTRVITDPRATAALPANLTVRYVAKAAPVLLGGARCITGVAELGDQPVPIEYEQLCRELPGLIEDLRRYPELADYRPSWAGDRTGLAFDVSGLFLAAVRAGRHTDLPPNRTAIAMQLRERDYQGITGTLGFGASRVADGSSIAVLVTESVGQTGPQRCLVMLPRAQGDGCPAGTGSALEDWADPPG, from the coding sequence GTGCCCGAGGCGAACGACATCGGCAAGCTGCTCGAACTGGTGCGCGCGCTGAACGTCCCGGACGCCAGGCCCCGCGTCCTGCGCACCATGATCCGGCGCAGGCGGCCGTTGCCGCGTCCGATCGTCGGGCTGGTCGGTACCCCGGCCACCGGGCCGCTGCTGGTCGAGATCTACCGGTGGCTCGGAGAATCCGGCGGGCGGCGCGCGACTCCCCGTGCGCGGGTGGACCTTTCGGCCGCCGACCTGCCGCCTGACGCGCTGGCGCCGGACCCCAACGCCACCGGCGAGGAGATCGCCGGCCACTGCCTGCCGATCCTGCAACGGTTGGTGGAGGGGTTCTCGACCGACGACACGGCCATGGGCCCGATCAAGTTCCCGCGCTACCGCACCGCCGACTGGCTGACCCGACAGCGGGTGACCAGTGACGAGACCGAGGCGGCGGTGGAGTTGCGGGCCCGGTTGCCGCGCCTGCTGCGCAGCGGTTCACCGGCGGCCTCGGCCACCGACGCGGGCGAGGCGGCGGCGGGCGACATCGTGTCGCGCACGGTGTTCGCGGTGTTCGCGTTGTGGCCGGTGCTGCGGCTGTGGTTGTGGATCAGCGGGCGTATCCCCGGCATGTCGAAGGTGACGCGCTGGTTCATGCACCAGCGCTACCTCGCTCCGGAGCTGTCCGACTCCTTCCTGGGTTTCGCGACCAGGTTGACCGCGTCGCGGCGCAGCGACGAGAACGAGGAGCAGCTGGCGAAGCTGCTGGTGCACGCCTTCCTGGAGGATCTGCGCGACGCCTATCGACGGCACATCTGGCGCCCGTCCGGCTGGCGGCGCACCGCCTATCCGGTGGCGCTGCTCGGCCCGGTGGCCGAGGGCAGCGCGGGCGCGCGCCTGCTCGGCTGGATCAACGACATCCGCAACGAGACCGGACAGTTCGATCCGCTGGTCGTACTGGCCTGCCTGGACACCCCGCCCGCGCGGCCGCCGGTGCGGGACCTGGCCCGGGTCGGGGACCTGGCGCATCTGGACACCCTGGAGAGCCTGGTCGATCGCCCGTACGCGGAGCAGGAGCCGGATCCGCTGCAGCGCTGGCTGCGCAACATCGAGAACATGCGCACGAACCGGCTATCCTACGCCTGGTTCCTGCCGCTGCGGGTGCGCCTGCCCGATCCGCTGAACGGTCGGGTGCGCGACCCCGGGTACGCGCATCTGGCGGTGCCGCCCGCGCCGCCGCTGGCCGCTCGGCGGTGGTTCGTGGCGATGTCGGTGCTGGTGCCGGTGGCGCTGCTGGTGGCGGCGGCGCTGGTGTATGTGCCGCCGCTGCGCGGGGCACCGTGCGCGCACTGGCCGTGGACCTCGGGGATCGCGGTGCAGCTGCGCGGCGAGGAGTGCGTGGGCTACAGCGACAACGCCGATCAGGTGTTCACCGACGATCCCGAGCTGGCCGCGATGCAGCGGGAGGTGTTCCGGCTCAACGCCCGCGCCGCGGTGGCGCGCCGGGACAATCCGCGCAGGCCGCTGGTTTCGCTGGTCTACTTCTCCGGGCTCAGCTACACCGACACCAACGTGCGTTATCCGCACGCGCAGGTGGAGGAGCTGGCGGGGCTGGCGGTGCAGCAGCGTCGTGCCCTGCTGGCCTCCGACGAATCCGAGCCGCTGCTGCGGGTGATCGTGGCCAACGGCGGCTCGGACATGCAGCACGCCACGTGGGTGGTCGACCATCAGCTGCGCGGGCTGATCGCCGACGATCCCGGGGTGCTCGGCGTGATCGGGTTGGACCGCAGCAATGCTGAGACCCGCCGCGCGATCGGCAGACTCGGCGAGTTCGGCGTGCCCGTGGTCGCGACGACGCTGTCCGCCGACGGACTGGCCGAGGCGTCTCCGCTGTATTTCCAGGCCGCGCCGAGCAATGCCACCCAGGCCAGGCTGATCGCCGACTACGTGCAGGGCGCGCGCCATCCGGCCGGGTCGGCGCAGGCCGGGCAGCCGCGCTACCGGCGGGTGAGCGTGTACCACCCGGAGGCGGCCGAGGACATCTACGTCACCACGTTGGTGGCGGACCTGAAGTCCGAGCTGGCCCGGCGCGCGATCGACTACGACGCCCACACCTGGCGGATCCAGCAGGAGCTGAACCGTTTCCCGGCGCCGTGCGAGACGGACGATTTCGATCCGGGCACGCTGCTGTTCTACGCCGGGCGCAACGAGGACTTCCCGACGTTCGCCCGCTCGGTGAGCCGCGGCTGTCTCACCGGTCAGGCCCCGGCCATCCTCGGCAACGACACCCTCACCCGGGTCATCACCGACCCGCGCGCGACGGCGGCGCTGCCCGCCAACCTCACCGTGCGTTACGTCGCCAAGGCCGCGCCGGTGCTGCTCGGCGGTGCGCGGTGCATCACCGGCGTCGCGGAGCTGGGCGATCAGCCGGTGCCGATCGAGTACGAACAGCTGTGCCGGGAGCTGCCCGGCCTGATCGAGGATCTGCGCCGCTACCCCGAGCTGGCCGACTACCGCCCGTCGTGGGCGGGGGACCGGACGGGTCTGGCCTTCGACGTGAGCGGGTTGTTCCTGGCGGCGGTCCGCGCGGGCAGGCACACCGATCTGCCGCCGAATCGCACCGCGATCGCGATGCAGTTGCGCGAGCGCGACTATCAGGGCATCACCGGGACACTGGGTTTCGGCGCGTCGCGGGTGGCCGACGGTTCCTCGATCGCGGTGCTGGTCACCGAGTCGGTCGGCCAGACGGGGCCGCAGCGGTGCCTGGTGATGTTGCCGCGTGCGCAGGGCGACGGGTGCCCGGCCGGTACCGGCAGCGCGCTCGAGGACTGGGCCGACCCGCCCGGCTGA
- the era gene encoding GTPase Era, with product MAERGADAGFRSGFVCFVGRPNTGKSTLTNALVGAKIAITSSRPQTTRHTIRGIVHREHAQLILVDTPGLHRPRTLLGQRLNDLVRDTYSEVDVIAICIPADEKIGPGDRWIVQQVKQMAPKTTLLGVVTKIDKVGRQQVAEQLLAVSELLGPQAEVVPVSAVRGEQVEVLVDVIAAKMPEGPAFYPDGELTDEPEETLMAELIREAALEGVRDELPHSLAVVIEEVLPREENPDMLDVHALLYVERPSQKAIVIGKGGSRLKEVGTNARKQIEHILGVRIYLHLHVKVAKDWQRDPKQLGKLGF from the coding sequence GTGGCTGAGCGGGGCGCGGACGCCGGATTCCGTTCCGGTTTCGTCTGTTTCGTCGGCAGGCCGAACACCGGCAAGTCGACGCTGACCAATGCGCTGGTCGGTGCGAAGATCGCGATCACCTCCTCGCGCCCGCAGACGACCCGCCACACCATCCGCGGCATCGTGCACCGCGAGCACGCGCAGCTCATCCTGGTCGACACCCCGGGCCTGCACCGGCCGCGCACGCTGCTCGGCCAGCGGCTCAACGACCTGGTGCGCGACACCTATTCCGAGGTCGACGTGATCGCGATCTGCATCCCGGCCGACGAGAAGATCGGCCCGGGCGACCGGTGGATCGTGCAGCAGGTCAAGCAGATGGCGCCGAAGACGACGCTGCTCGGCGTGGTCACCAAGATCGACAAGGTGGGCCGACAGCAGGTCGCCGAGCAGCTGCTCGCGGTCTCGGAGCTGCTGGGCCCGCAGGCCGAGGTGGTGCCGGTGTCGGCGGTGCGGGGCGAGCAGGTCGAGGTGCTGGTCGACGTGATCGCGGCGAAGATGCCCGAGGGCCCGGCGTTCTACCCCGACGGGGAGCTCACCGACGAGCCCGAGGAGACGCTCATGGCCGAGCTGATCCGCGAGGCCGCGCTCGAGGGTGTGCGCGACGAGCTGCCGCATTCGCTGGCGGTGGTGATCGAGGAGGTGCTCCCGCGCGAGGAGAACCCCGACATGCTCGACGTGCACGCCTTGCTGTATGTGGAGCGGCCGAGTCAGAAGGCCATCGTCATCGGCAAGGGCGGATCGCGGTTGAAAGAGGTGGGCACCAACGCCCGCAAGCAGATCGAGCACATCCTGGGTGTGCGGATCTATCTGCACCTGCACGTGAAGGTCGCCAAGGACTGGCAGCGCGACCCGAAACAGCTGGGCAAGCTGGGCTTCTGA
- a CDS encoding cytidine/deoxycytidylate deaminase family protein produces the protein MTELDAEDTKLVVLARGALGRTGGTAGAAVRDTDGRTYAAGEVDLAALRLTALQAAVAAAISSGAEGFEAAVVVGGKFSDPGVTAVREVSGAARIIFTDKAGAVFDIVDDAAGAEVQGG, from the coding sequence ATGACCGAACTGGACGCCGAGGACACCAAGCTGGTGGTGCTGGCCCGTGGTGCGCTGGGCCGCACCGGCGGTACCGCGGGCGCGGCGGTGCGCGACACCGACGGCCGCACCTACGCGGCGGGCGAGGTGGATCTCGCCGCGCTGCGCCTGACCGCGCTGCAGGCCGCGGTCGCGGCCGCGATCTCCAGTGGCGCCGAGGGATTCGAGGCGGCGGTGGTGGTGGGCGGCAAGTTCTCCGACCCCGGCGTGACGGCGGTGCGTGAGGTGTCCGGCGCGGCCAGGATCATCTTCACCGACAAGGCGGGCGCGGTCTTCGACATCGTCGACGACGCGGCAGGCGCCGAGGTGCAGGGTGGCTGA